A DNA window from Dethiosulfovibrio faecalis contains the following coding sequences:
- the gspN gene encoding type II secretion system protein GspN, producing MKRLTLVLSYLTLVLLGLLIGSRLFIPWNEISELGFLRVSSSLYGSTETTISARDFSNEGIFPTFSFKGVDIDGLGIQVHLESLKVAVKPLSSVLTGRVVVDVYLNKGSLSLPGDQPRSFGGNFNCSYGEEEIEISDVDIKGDISASGKSTMSVSNKRITEADMAFSVPETMEGVFPMAKKYLPLSKGEDGTWLLRRKKES from the coding sequence ATGAAGAGATTAACGTTGGTGTTATCTTATTTAACGTTGGTTTTGTTGGGACTCTTGATCGGCTCTCGTCTATTCATTCCCTGGAATGAGATTTCAGAACTTGGTTTTTTACGCGTGTCCTCTAGTCTGTACGGTTCTACAGAGACGACCATCTCAGCCAGAGATTTTTCTAACGAAGGTATTTTCCCGACCTTTTCCTTTAAAGGCGTGGATATCGACGGGTTAGGTATCCAGGTACATTTAGAATCGTTGAAGGTCGCTGTAAAACCGCTCTCCTCTGTTCTTACAGGCCGAGTCGTGGTGGATGTCTATTTGAATAAAGGGAGTCTCTCTTTGCCGGGAGATCAGCCTCGGTCTTTCGGAGGCAACTTTAACTGTAGTTACGGGGAAGAAGAGATTGAAATCTCTGATGTCGATATAAAGGGCGATATCTCCGCTTCTGGGAAGTCGACGATGTCCGTTTCGAATAAAAGGATAACAGAGGCAGATATGGCTTTTTCTGTTCCCGAGACAATGGAGGGGGTTTTCCCCATGGCAAAAAAGTATCTTCCTCTTTCAAAAGGAGAAGATGGTACGTGGCTTTTGAGACGAAAGAAGGAGAGCTAA
- a CDS encoding type II secretion system protein yields the protein MRRGGFTLVEILVVIALIGVMATCAIAPMTHMVKNIRDARSYFGDLAAIEDALELIQRDIGNVLVVPRKNYMAIRKHDLFGDSADDVLAIASGSVIRTTMAPGVVVYKLLREDSLGMDRVIPGLYRWIFPVKGIEDLDLKSSFPPEKAALVLPYVSSFRVEVYVGKSWIGDYSGAQPPAARITLKRGETVYGSTEWFPAF from the coding sequence ATGAGGCGTGGAGGGTTCACACTTGTTGAAATACTGGTCGTTATCGCACTCATTGGGGTAATGGCAACCTGTGCGATTGCTCCAATGACTCATATGGTAAAAAATATCAGAGATGCTAGATCTTATTTTGGAGATCTTGCCGCCATTGAGGATGCACTGGAACTGATTCAGCGAGATATAGGAAACGTGCTGGTGGTTCCACGAAAAAACTATATGGCTATACGTAAGCACGATCTTTTTGGCGATAGTGCCGACGACGTTCTGGCGATCGCATCGGGAAGCGTCATACGAACCACGATGGCTCCCGGTGTCGTAGTCTATAAATTGCTTAGAGAAGATTCCCTCGGAATGGACAGGGTTATTCCCGGTCTTTACCGCTGGATATTTCCCGTAAAAGGCATAGAGGATCTGGATTTAAAGTCGAGTTTCCCTCCAGAAAAGGCGGCCCTGGTCTTGCCTTACGTAAGCTCATTTCGGGTTGAGGTTTATGTCGGAAAATCTTGGATAGGAGATTATTCCGGAGCACAGCCGCCTGCGGCTAGAATAACCCTAAAACGAGGAGAGACGGTTTATGGTTCGACCGAATGGTTTCCTGCATTTTGA
- the gspC gene encoding type II secretion system protein GspC → MTSFTGVFALLGKALPFLGALSLGVTIALFLGSVLDKELTPLIVDARASHYINDMNSNRSGLNFEEIVEAESGLFLTADPFDVSVKPEISENELPPDLMTPEEERVFSVDGIKVVGSLPGVAAWLNEEDKVSLVLSGQKYGGFLLKEVLAYSVVLTKDNVNYEVYISYKDKGESASSKARERRKLPEKTPVLSSGSKVLPASEGSEGVVARELVDSLLMNPFNELKRVRLIPKFVDDKPAGIEVANIMDGSILKELGVQKGDIVKSVNGVVIRNMGDVANAINSLMGGSRFEVAVGRGEKEIMLNYVVR, encoded by the coding sequence ATGACCTCTTTTACGGGTGTTTTTGCTTTATTGGGTAAGGCCTTGCCCTTTCTTGGGGCTCTTTCCCTGGGAGTTACAATAGCTTTATTCCTAGGGAGCGTTCTCGATAAGGAACTTACTCCGTTGATAGTCGATGCCAGGGCTTCTCATTATATAAACGATATGAATTCTAACAGGAGTGGCTTGAATTTTGAGGAAATCGTTGAGGCTGAGTCGGGTTTGTTCTTGACTGCCGATCCTTTCGACGTCTCCGTAAAACCGGAGATCTCTGAGAATGAATTGCCACCCGATCTCATGACCCCTGAAGAGGAAAGGGTTTTCAGCGTAGATGGGATAAAGGTCGTTGGATCACTTCCAGGGGTTGCGGCTTGGCTGAACGAAGAGGATAAGGTCTCTTTGGTCTTGTCCGGACAAAAGTACGGAGGATTTCTCCTGAAAGAGGTTTTGGCCTATAGCGTTGTTTTGACAAAGGATAACGTCAATTACGAGGTCTATATCTCTTACAAAGACAAAGGGGAAAGCGCCTCGTCCAAGGCACGAGAAAGGCGAAAGCTCCCAGAGAAAACGCCGGTATTGTCTTCTGGATCTAAAGTTCTACCCGCCTCAGAGGGATCCGAGGGCGTGGTGGCGAGAGAACTGGTCGACTCTCTGCTCATGAATCCGTTTAATGAATTGAAGAGAGTCCGTCTTATACCTAAATTCGTGGATGATAAGCCTGCAGGTATAGAGGTCGCTAATATAATGGATGGGAGCATTCTTAAAGAACTAGGGGTTCAAAAAGGAGATATAGTTAAAAGTGTCAATGGGGTCGTTATAAGAAATATGGGGGATGTGGCAAACGCTATAAATTCGCTTATGGGAGGATCCCGTTTCGAGGTTGCGGTAGGACGGGGAGAGAAAGAAATTATGTTAAACTATGTGGTCAGATAA
- a CDS encoding type II secretion system protein yields MWSDKAKGFTLLEVLVSVAVLGLVASGAIKLSIVATRTLDSIVEETRLLDRVQTLETEILSGECPDNGEKDGLKWDSRAYSFSLMDGLWEVRYRQLEVDLGDRSMTLYIP; encoded by the coding sequence ATGTGGTCAGATAAAGCGAAGGGGTTTACGTTGCTAGAGGTCTTGGTGTCTGTAGCGGTGCTGGGGCTTGTCGCTTCCGGAGCTATAAAGCTTTCTATAGTGGCGACTAGGACGTTGGACTCCATCGTGGAAGAGACTCGCTTACTAGACAGGGTTCAAACTCTTGAGACGGAAATATTATCAGGGGAATGTCCCGACAATGGGGAAAAGGATGGGCTGAAATGGGATTCTCGTGCTTATTCTTTTTCTTTGATGGACGGGCTTTGGGAAGTGCGATATCGTCAGTTGGAAGTGGACTTAGGCGATCGTAGCATGACTCTTTATATCCCATAG
- the gspL gene encoding type II secretion system protein GspL: MMQFREVYIRDTKGEVSFLGGSGGAKLKKGKRLILVPYKGLSVRSFDFPFGSVSSIREAIKIQYIPISGGKDVEIFPVVHGKEGRRFLGSALVLPFEERASVEEDLADMGRSVIWALPFALAGEIDGNGSIVCIDDDGISSSIFIEGVPVLYRWQPKSRRSVENEIDWLKNYSERFSPLPSNLTVVDVSEEKVRLVNGASETLSKFPELGHYSLSRKVLDSAIVWESLIKSLEGFSRWMVLAGCLFLAAAVIRVEAEKNKITLIQEKAESLYVETFGSGRIRDPLSQAKGKLLEFSETPDFVSIERGLNVLARSWESIDKENEDIVLDSLRYSTDGMELIGTAQGVSSVQSLQKRLKEEGDGSVRLGDIQQIPGGGLRYSLEVRWSSR, encoded by the coding sequence ATGATGCAGTTCAGAGAGGTATATATTCGCGATACAAAAGGAGAGGTCTCCTTTCTTGGGGGGTCTGGAGGTGCTAAGCTAAAGAAAGGGAAGCGGCTTATTCTAGTGCCGTACAAGGGGCTTTCCGTGCGATCCTTCGATTTTCCCTTCGGTTCCGTTTCTTCCATTAGAGAGGCTATAAAAATACAGTATATTCCCATCTCTGGCGGTAAAGACGTGGAGATATTCCCCGTGGTGCATGGCAAAGAAGGTCGACGTTTCTTAGGTTCCGCCTTGGTCCTGCCATTCGAGGAGCGGGCATCCGTAGAGGAGGATCTCGCCGATATGGGGCGCTCTGTCATATGGGCTCTTCCCTTTGCTTTGGCCGGAGAGATCGATGGAAATGGATCTATTGTATGTATAGATGACGATGGGATTTCCTCCTCCATATTTATAGAGGGTGTCCCGGTTCTTTACAGATGGCAGCCTAAATCCCGTCGATCTGTGGAGAACGAGATAGATTGGTTAAAAAACTATTCCGAGCGGTTTTCCCCTCTCCCCTCCAACTTGACAGTGGTAGATGTCTCTGAAGAAAAGGTTCGTCTTGTAAACGGAGCATCTGAAACTCTATCGAAGTTTCCTGAGCTTGGACATTATTCTCTTTCAAGAAAGGTATTGGACAGCGCGATAGTATGGGAAAGTTTGATCAAATCTTTGGAGGGCTTTTCCCGTTGGATGGTGTTGGCTGGCTGTCTTTTTCTCGCAGCGGCTGTTATTCGAGTAGAGGCGGAGAAAAATAAAATCACTCTCATTCAAGAGAAGGCGGAATCCCTCTACGTAGAGACTTTTGGATCTGGCAGGATAAGAGATCCTCTGAGCCAGGCAAAAGGGAAGCTTTTGGAATTTTCCGAGACCCCCGATTTTGTGAGCATAGAGAGGGGGCTGAACGTTTTAGCTAGGTCGTGGGAGTCGATCGATAAAGAGAACGAGGATATAGTGCTTGATTCCCTTCGCTATAGTACGGATGGTATGGAATTGATAGGAACAGCTCAAGGGGTGTCGTCGGTGCAATCTCTCCAGAAAAGGTTAAAAGAGGAGGGAGATGGATCGGTGCGTCTCGGCGATATACAACAGATCCCGGGCGGAGGATTGCGTTATTCTCTAGAGGTGAGGTGGAGTTCCAGATGA
- the dnaB gene encoding replicative DNA helicase has product MSSSIYDRVPPQNLEAERAVIGSCLMDKDVLIQISEILSPEDFRDKNYQVAFDVLTDMVHQDRPVDSLTFLEELSRRGLSESLGGQAFIVAVMDSVPTAANAEYHARIVRDKAVLRRLISTGTSIARMGYSEDREIDELLEEAERAIFEVSRHRNESNFKKVADVIGPTFHQIEEQFYRSEQTVTGVMTGFDDLDRLTGGLQPGSLNILAARPSMGKTALALNLARNVAVKSNLPVLVFSLEMGADQLVQRLLGSEARVNIQDLRTGNFAREDWEKLTTAAGRLTKAPMYIDDSSMLTTTEMRARCRRFKAQHASLGLIVVDYLQLMSMSRKIESKQQEVAEISRGLKAIARELEVPVLSLSQLSRAVESRNDKRPQLSDLRDSGAIEQDADLVALLYREAYYAKDVPQDQQDDSAILDIAKHRNGPTGVVHLMFMKQHTRFESKSSIDGF; this is encoded by the coding sequence GTGAGTTCGTCTATATACGATAGAGTTCCGCCTCAGAACCTGGAGGCCGAGAGGGCTGTCATAGGCTCCTGTCTGATGGATAAAGACGTCCTCATCCAGATATCGGAGATACTGTCCCCTGAGGACTTCAGGGACAAAAATTATCAGGTCGCGTTCGACGTTTTGACCGACATGGTTCATCAAGATCGTCCGGTGGACTCTCTGACCTTTCTCGAGGAGCTCTCCCGCAGAGGGTTGTCCGAAAGTCTGGGAGGGCAAGCCTTCATCGTGGCGGTCATGGACAGCGTCCCCACAGCTGCCAACGCCGAATATCATGCCAGGATAGTCAGAGATAAGGCGGTGCTTCGCCGCCTCATCTCTACCGGTACGTCCATAGCCAGGATGGGATATTCGGAGGACCGAGAGATCGATGAGCTTCTGGAGGAGGCGGAGAGGGCTATCTTCGAGGTCTCTCGTCACAGGAACGAGTCCAACTTCAAGAAGGTCGCAGATGTCATAGGTCCGACCTTCCATCAGATAGAGGAGCAGTTCTATCGTTCCGAACAGACGGTAACGGGGGTCATGACCGGATTCGACGACCTTGACCGACTAACCGGCGGTCTTCAGCCCGGGAGTCTCAATATCCTGGCGGCCAGGCCCTCCATGGGGAAGACCGCTCTGGCCCTCAACCTGGCCAGAAACGTGGCGGTCAAGTCCAATCTGCCCGTCCTCGTGTTCAGTCTCGAGATGGGAGCAGATCAGTTGGTTCAGAGGCTGCTGGGGTCGGAGGCGCGGGTAAACATACAGGACCTGAGGACGGGCAATTTCGCCAGGGAGGACTGGGAGAAGCTGACCACCGCCGCAGGTCGCCTGACCAAGGCCCCGATGTATATAGATGACAGCTCCATGCTCACCACCACGGAGATGAGGGCCAGATGCCGCCGTTTCAAGGCTCAACATGCGTCTTTGGGACTTATAGTGGTGGACTATCTCCAGTTGATGAGTATGTCCAGGAAAATAGAGAGCAAACAACAGGAAGTGGCGGAGATCTCCAGAGGGCTGAAGGCCATCGCCAGGGAGCTGGAGGTTCCGGTGTTGTCCCTCTCGCAGCTTTCCAGGGCCGTTGAGAGCAGAAACGACAAACGCCCACAGCTCTCGGACCTGCGGGACAGCGGAGCCATAGAGCAGGACGCTGACTTGGTGGCGCTCCTCTACAGGGAAGCCTATTACGCCAAGGATGTTCCCCAGGACCAACAGGACGACAGCGCCATACTGGATATAGCTAAGCATCGTAACGGACCTACCGGGGTGGTCCATTTGATGTTTATGAAGCAACATACTCGTTTCGAGAGCAAGAGTTCCATCGACGGATTCTAG
- a CDS encoding general secretion pathway protein GspK, with the protein MVRPNGFLHFEVRRRRGFILVSVLLVSLFLVSSAVGYGWFVRSQVKRIDRRKFDIESKGIALLAVKNVVRGLASDKSSYDSEHEVWFKDQLIPLGDKFLVSVKITPLNDKLPLRHLFLPDGVTVRGEISEPWNEVWKIIDLPNLAAPALDFIDKDRAPRIGGYEKAFFPNTLPGDVGAFYLLPGVSLSKIIGTRESLGLNDLLTLWCGPKINVNTASAEVLSLLDKIDDVTAKEIVALRREKPFKNIVRVAELPVFSGSLGPKLSNILGTTSDYFMIEIDVSSLEGDKGKHYNVVVDKKSVLSWEER; encoded by the coding sequence ATGGTTCGACCGAATGGTTTCCTGCATTTTGAAGTTCGTCGACGTAGGGGGTTTATCCTCGTCTCTGTTCTGTTGGTCTCTCTCTTTTTGGTCTCTTCCGCTGTGGGATATGGCTGGTTTGTCAGAAGTCAAGTTAAGAGGATCGACCGGAGAAAGTTCGATATCGAGAGCAAGGGAATTGCCTTGCTTGCAGTTAAAAATGTGGTGAGAGGGCTTGCCTCGGATAAAAGCAGCTACGACAGCGAGCATGAGGTATGGTTCAAAGATCAATTGATCCCCCTGGGAGATAAGTTTTTGGTGTCGGTTAAAATAACTCCCCTTAATGACAAGCTCCCTCTTAGACACCTATTCCTCCCCGATGGGGTAACCGTAAGAGGGGAAATCTCCGAGCCTTGGAACGAGGTTTGGAAGATAATCGATTTACCGAATTTAGCCGCTCCCGCTCTGGATTTTATCGATAAGGACAGAGCCCCCAGGATCGGCGGTTATGAGAAAGCCTTTTTCCCTAATACTCTTCCCGGTGATGTAGGTGCCTTCTATCTTCTGCCTGGAGTTTCTTTATCTAAGATAATCGGAACTAGAGAGAGTCTCGGTTTGAACGATTTGTTGACGTTGTGGTGTGGTCCTAAGATAAACGTAAATACCGCTTCGGCGGAGGTTCTCTCTCTTTTGGATAAGATAGACGATGTTACAGCGAAAGAAATAGTCGCCCTGAGAAGGGAAAAACCCTTTAAAAATATAGTTCGAGTGGCGGAATTGCCCGTCTTTTCCGGAAGTTTGGGTCCTAAACTGTCCAATATTTTAGGGACTACTAGCGATTATTTTATGATAGAGATTGACGTATCCTCTCTTGAGGGCGATAAGGGGAAACATTACAACGTCGTGGTGGATAAAAAATCGGTCCTATCGTGGGAGGAACGGTAA
- a CDS encoding YybS family protein: protein MNGTKSLVESSLLTGLAVVLFLAARFIPVAGIVLSLLCPAPLVVLGLRHRPQRAALALCVATAIVGLLGGPISSVSFFLGFGILGVGLGILAARFDKAVDIMLYGIVLSLVSKLLLMSVLTWITGVNPFDPDVEELRATMTKVFSLYGGGDIDSLEGVKGQMEMTLKAIPLMFPAMITMASALDCLLSYVVSRRILLRIGGGSLPPVPSFGSWRFPKSLFWAFALSALLLVFESSIKDPLLSRVGLNLRLLVSMLFMIQGMAVGWDYMDFRGVGKGWRYALVTLAVLIPLLSQVAVIAGLLDIWIDLRKRYRR, encoded by the coding sequence ATGAACGGAACCAAAAGCCTGGTGGAATCCTCCCTCTTGACGGGATTGGCGGTGGTCTTGTTCCTGGCTGCTCGATTTATACCGGTGGCTGGGATCGTCCTGTCTTTGCTGTGTCCCGCCCCTCTCGTCGTGCTGGGATTGAGACACCGGCCCCAGAGAGCGGCTCTGGCCCTTTGCGTGGCTACCGCCATCGTCGGTTTACTGGGAGGCCCTATCTCCTCCGTATCATTCTTCCTGGGTTTCGGGATATTGGGAGTTGGACTCGGGATTCTGGCCGCTCGCTTTGACAAGGCGGTCGATATAATGCTCTACGGTATCGTTCTTTCTTTGGTGAGCAAACTGCTTCTCATGTCCGTCCTTACCTGGATAACCGGGGTCAATCCCTTCGATCCCGATGTGGAGGAGCTCAGGGCGACTATGACGAAGGTGTTCTCCCTCTATGGAGGAGGAGACATAGATTCCCTCGAGGGGGTAAAGGGACAGATGGAGATGACCCTGAAGGCCATTCCCCTTATGTTCCCCGCTATGATAACCATGGCTAGTGCGTTGGACTGTCTTCTCAGCTACGTCGTTTCCCGTAGGATACTTCTCAGGATAGGGGGGGGCTCTCTGCCTCCCGTCCCATCCTTCGGAAGCTGGCGTTTTCCCAAAAGTCTATTCTGGGCCTTCGCCCTCTCCGCGTTGCTGTTGGTGTTCGAATCGTCGATAAAGGATCCTCTTTTGTCGAGGGTCGGGTTGAACCTGAGATTGCTGGTCAGCATGTTGTTCATGATCCAGGGAATGGCCGTCGGATGGGACTACATGGATTTTCGTGGTGTAGGAAAGGGATGGAGGTATGCCTTGGTGACACTGGCAGTCCTGATCCCCTTGCTATCCCAGGTAGCGGTTATCGCCGGTCTGTTGGATATTTGGATAGATCTGAGAAAAAGATACAGGAGGTGA
- the rplI gene encoding 50S ribosomal protein L9 gives MKVILLEDVKKLGRKNEIVEVSDGYGRNFLFPRKLAVEADGANLKKLEEKRESSKRKDQQARSEAEEQRKHLQDRQVVLAVTTGEGGRLFGSVTTAQIVDGISDQFGISVDKKNVKMADAVKALGSYSFTVKLYQGVEASMTLKVEAQ, from the coding sequence TTGAAGGTTATATTGCTGGAAGACGTGAAAAAACTTGGTAGAAAAAACGAGATAGTCGAGGTATCCGACGGTTACGGGAGGAATTTTCTGTTTCCAAGAAAACTGGCCGTCGAGGCCGACGGGGCGAACCTCAAAAAACTCGAGGAGAAGAGGGAGTCGTCCAAGAGAAAGGACCAGCAGGCGAGATCCGAGGCGGAGGAACAGAGAAAACACCTTCAGGATCGACAGGTGGTTCTGGCCGTGACGACCGGAGAAGGAGGCCGTCTCTTCGGCAGCGTGACCACCGCACAGATCGTCGACGGAATATCGGATCAGTTCGGGATCTCGGTGGACAAGAAAAACGTTAAAATGGCTGATGCGGTAAAGGCTCTGGGGAGCTATTCTTTTACCGTGAAGCTCTATCAGGGAGTAGAGGCTTCCATGACTCTAAAGGTGGAGGCCCAGTGA
- a CDS encoding O-antigen ligase family protein, translating to MERSKALDGLFLVSAAISLALPNLVYSGVFFFQTLHIMKWTVALVPVATMAILTGIVVAWRGSERTGFKVDLFGWIWFALLVYVTVQPIWAPIKSVPTFYREWFFFASLWGFYVLCLNLFRENWLRPILWLASLNGAINVFFAEFQVANNVNIFAPLKLILPTPGNYIGNTGQQNMLGLWLAITSLGSIFLYLCHGVRNTRGSGRFFAVTNLMLLPVLLWGLWNSTSRSAILSLLVGLAVLALMIAIGRDRARLRRLGFSVVLIAVVLGASILLNQGRSGSLISKGLDLVKNADTLGGRDGIWKTSWAMAMGEPIKGMGLGQYKWNYLDAQKKAFSLYPDMKWQYTNWAHNEYLQWYCESGLLGFIVLIGLAVWWLFSFFVYLKRHKGAAFPNAVLWSAAFLFLIWFDALWTRPFHRIENSLWMPLAFALANREIFVEMGLYRARFLGNSRGYRVVGIIMASVSLWGLVYLGQGLAGDVTIRRAVYSRTAPVQRGLMEKAHGALMVRDIAERQLAYHYIAYGEAAKDPEALAKGLNMLLTAFRQQPTAEDLRRLLDWSGKLKKQELLKYLVTYLKPGTYRIEQRK from the coding sequence ATGGAACGATCCAAAGCCCTAGACGGACTTTTTCTGGTCTCCGCCGCCATTTCGTTGGCGTTGCCCAACTTGGTATACTCGGGGGTTTTCTTCTTCCAGACCCTTCACATAATGAAGTGGACCGTCGCGTTGGTCCCGGTGGCGACCATGGCCATACTGACCGGAATAGTGGTGGCCTGGCGAGGATCAGAGAGGACCGGGTTCAAGGTGGACCTCTTCGGCTGGATATGGTTTGCCCTTTTGGTCTACGTGACGGTTCAGCCCATATGGGCTCCGATAAAATCGGTGCCGACCTTTTATCGAGAGTGGTTTTTCTTCGCATCCCTTTGGGGATTCTACGTTCTCTGTCTCAACCTGTTCAGGGAGAACTGGCTCAGACCGATTCTTTGGCTGGCCTCCTTGAACGGTGCGATAAACGTTTTCTTCGCAGAGTTTCAGGTCGCCAATAACGTAAACATATTCGCCCCTCTTAAACTGATACTTCCGACCCCGGGAAACTACATCGGCAACACAGGACAGCAGAACATGCTTGGGCTTTGGCTAGCGATAACGTCTTTAGGCTCGATATTCCTGTATCTTTGTCACGGTGTCAGGAATACCAGAGGGTCAGGACGCTTTTTTGCCGTAACCAATCTGATGTTGTTGCCCGTATTGTTGTGGGGCTTGTGGAACAGTACCAGTCGATCGGCCATTCTGTCTCTTCTGGTTGGACTAGCCGTCCTGGCTTTAATGATAGCGATAGGTAGGGATAGAGCCAGACTTCGAAGGTTGGGTTTTTCCGTCGTTTTAATAGCGGTAGTTTTAGGAGCTTCGATTTTATTGAACCAAGGGCGCTCCGGGTCTCTGATATCTAAAGGACTGGACCTGGTAAAAAATGCCGACACATTAGGGGGAAGGGACGGCATATGGAAAACCTCGTGGGCCATGGCCATGGGGGAGCCCATAAAGGGGATGGGATTAGGACAGTATAAATGGAACTATCTCGATGCCCAAAAGAAGGCTTTCTCTCTTTATCCCGATATGAAATGGCAATACACTAACTGGGCCCATAACGAATATCTCCAATGGTATTGTGAGTCCGGTTTGTTGGGATTTATAGTTCTTATAGGTTTAGCCGTCTGGTGGCTTTTTTCCTTTTTTGTGTATCTAAAAAGGCATAAGGGAGCTGCTTTCCCTAATGCGGTTTTGTGGAGCGCCGCGTTCCTTTTCCTCATCTGGTTCGATGCTCTGTGGACGAGGCCCTTCCACAGAATAGAGAACTCCCTATGGATGCCTTTGGCCTTTGCCTTGGCTAACAGAGAGATATTTGTCGAGATGGGGCTTTACAGGGCTCGTTTTCTCGGTAACTCCAGAGGATATCGGGTGGTAGGGATAATAATGGCTTCCGTTTCCCTGTGGGGATTGGTATATCTCGGACAAGGCTTAGCAGGGGACGTCACGATTCGCAGAGCCGTTTACAGTAGAACCGCTCCGGTACAGAGAGGGCTGATGGAAAAAGCCCATGGCGCTTTGATGGTAAGGGATATTGCCGAACGTCAGCTGGCCTATCACTACATAGCTTATGGAGAAGCTGCTAAGGATCCGGAAGCCCTGGCCAAGGGGTTAAACATGCTCTTAACTGCTTTTAGGCAGCAACCTACGGCAGAGGATCTCAGACGTCTCTTGGACTGGTCCGGGAAACTCAAGAAACAGGAACTGTTGAAATATCTAGTAACCTATCTCAAGCCGGGAACCTATCGGATAGAGCAGAGAAAATGA
- the gspM gene encoding type II secretion system protein GspM yields MKISLLPDISGISRDSVRPLLFMVLAFLLWVISFYVWSGISNLESKSKLNYARFEELTEVVRSYKNLPHREDRSSAPEDPMVVVSSLVESMGLKDNLIQISSLSKGVSVQLSRLYSEKTLSFIQELGKRGLSIESAEVRAVPEGAFRLLSISLIITVSQQ; encoded by the coding sequence ATGAAGATATCTTTGCTGCCTGATATATCGGGTATCTCGAGAGACTCTGTAAGGCCTCTGCTGTTTATGGTATTGGCATTTCTATTATGGGTAATCTCCTTTTACGTTTGGTCCGGAATATCCAACTTAGAGTCGAAGTCAAAGCTCAATTACGCTCGTTTCGAGGAACTTACGGAAGTGGTACGTAGCTACAAAAATCTTCCCCACAGAGAGGATAGGAGCTCTGCTCCCGAGGATCCCATGGTGGTGGTCTCCTCTTTGGTAGAGAGCATGGGGCTTAAGGATAACTTGATTCAGATATCGTCTCTGAGCAAAGGGGTTAGCGTCCAGCTCTCCAGGCTTTATTCTGAGAAGACTCTCAGTTTTATACAAGAACTGGGGAAGAGGGGGCTTTCGATCGAGTCCGCTGAGGTGAGGGCTGTGCCGGAGGGGGCTTTCAGATTGCTGTCTATTTCTTTGATAATAACGGTGTCTCAACAATGA
- a CDS encoding ParB/RepB/Spo0J family partition protein: MKDSRLAEIELSRIRTNPYQPRKHFDEDDILELAESIGEVGLIQPLVVRPSGEFFELIAGERRLRACHVAGIEAVSAIVLEVDSADQQIMALVENIHRKDLSSIEEAGSLKDILDRTGWGQSELARRLGRSQASVANKLRLLKLEDPVQKMVLEGLLGERSARALLRLPPALQIAASKKVVERELTSKEVEELVNDLKEGKPLDPKMSLSDEPHVEVEIGDVGEVLLETIDETDEGRLDEDSIRRRNAKRDALSFNGPEGPTGELLHQLADLVEKQRKKGIPVIWKVRELAQSELVVEIIVDLKKQLLMEDEEI, encoded by the coding sequence TTGAAAGACAGCAGACTGGCGGAGATAGAGCTATCCCGTATTCGTACCAACCCTTATCAGCCGAGAAAACACTTCGACGAGGATGATATCCTGGAGTTGGCCGAATCCATAGGCGAGGTCGGTCTGATACAGCCATTGGTGGTAAGACCCAGCGGCGAATTTTTCGAGTTGATAGCGGGAGAGCGGCGACTTCGGGCCTGCCACGTGGCGGGAATTGAGGCCGTCTCCGCTATAGTTCTGGAAGTGGACTCGGCGGACCAGCAGATAATGGCGCTCGTCGAGAACATACACAGAAAGGACCTTTCCTCCATCGAAGAGGCCGGTAGCCTGAAGGATATATTGGATAGAACCGGGTGGGGACAGTCAGAACTTGCCAGGAGGCTTGGCAGGTCACAGGCATCGGTGGCCAACAAACTCAGGCTTTTGAAATTGGAGGATCCGGTTCAGAAAATGGTGTTGGAGGGGCTGCTGGGAGAGCGTTCTGCAAGGGCCCTTCTCCGTCTACCTCCTGCGCTTCAGATAGCCGCGTCCAAAAAAGTCGTCGAGCGGGAGTTGACCTCGAAGGAGGTCGAGGAACTGGTAAACGATCTCAAGGAAGGCAAACCCCTCGATCCCAAGATGTCTTTAAGTGACGAGCCCCATGTGGAGGTCGAAATCGGAGATGTCGGGGAAGTCCTTCTCGAAACTATTGACGAGACCGATGAAGGTAGGTTGGACGAGGACTCTATCCGTCGTCGAAACGCGAAAAGAGACGCTCTGTCCTTCAATGGACCGGAAGGTCCGACGGGAGAGTTGCTACACCAATTGGCGGATCTCGTAGAGAAACAGAGAAAAAAGGGGATTCCCGTCATATGGAAGGTTAGAGAGCTGGCTCAGAGCGAGCTGGTGGTGGAGATAATCGTCGACCTTAAAAAACAGCTTCTCATGGAGGACGAAGAGATATGA